The Nesterenkonia xinjiangensis genome contains a region encoding:
- a CDS encoding PhoX family protein, with protein sequence MPVREMLPMLGHVRGKRSAVTCALKCANACAGEVCNTSGNETFREVASAALTRRQLLGASAAGALALAVGAAAGTGPAPAAAATGSKLRFSPINPVHHDVDGLIVPEGYTWEPIIGWGDRVFPDAPEFDVENQTAEAQAKQFGYNNDYLEIVEVPGSKGRRAVLFSNHEYTNEDIMFPDGTDDAVRRAVGMAAHGMSIVEVTRKNRNHAWRVDVEGARNRRFLLDTEFAFTGPAAGSELLATADDPEGRTVRGTLNNCAGGLTPWGTFLSGEENFHGYFVSEGTSDADRRYGIDAEPTVRGWEQDEPRFDTRNPGYENEKNRFGWIVEVDPWDPESTPVKHTSLGRFKHEGANVILSGSGHAVAYAGDDERFDYLYKFVSHGTYVDGDREHNKTLLTSGDLYVAKFSGNSPASEIDGSGALPSDGAFDGTGEWLPLLFDGEPQVAGFTAEEVLVHTRLAADAAGATKMDRPEDVEPNPHTGKVYMACTNNSQRGTDGAADVDEPNPRAQNRDGHIVEITERGDQASTAFDWTLLLVCGDPSTDDAAYFSGYPEDQVSPISCPDNVAFDSQGNLWISTDGAPSGIGLCDGLFKVHLEGENRGKVEQFLSVPADAETCGPVIHDEERTVFVAVQHPGEDGTWADQRSAFPDYVAYREPGLSALPRPSVVQVLKGRPGKDSADARQRQLIGDVHSGDELKHGRATA encoded by the coding sequence ATGCCCGTCCGGGAGATGCTGCCCATGCTCGGCCACGTCCGCGGCAAGCGCAGTGCCGTCACCTGCGCCTTGAAATGCGCCAACGCCTGTGCCGGGGAGGTGTGCAACACCTCCGGCAATGAGACGTTCCGCGAGGTGGCCTCTGCGGCACTGACCCGACGCCAGCTCCTCGGGGCCTCGGCGGCGGGTGCGCTGGCCCTCGCGGTGGGAGCTGCCGCCGGCACGGGCCCCGCCCCTGCGGCGGCGGCGACCGGCTCGAAGCTGAGGTTCTCCCCGATCAATCCCGTCCATCACGACGTCGACGGTCTGATCGTGCCCGAGGGGTACACCTGGGAGCCGATCATCGGGTGGGGCGACAGGGTCTTCCCTGACGCCCCGGAGTTCGATGTGGAGAACCAGACCGCCGAGGCCCAGGCGAAGCAGTTCGGGTACAACAACGACTACCTGGAGATCGTGGAGGTCCCCGGGTCGAAGGGCCGCCGGGCTGTGCTGTTCTCCAACCACGAGTACACCAATGAGGACATCATGTTCCCCGACGGCACCGACGACGCCGTCCGCCGGGCCGTGGGCATGGCCGCGCATGGGATGAGCATCGTCGAGGTCACTCGGAAGAACCGGAACCACGCCTGGCGGGTCGACGTCGAGGGCGCGCGCAACCGCCGCTTCCTGCTGGACACCGAGTTCGCGTTCACCGGACCTGCGGCCGGTTCGGAGCTGCTGGCCACCGCCGATGACCCGGAGGGGCGCACGGTCCGCGGCACGCTCAACAACTGTGCCGGAGGACTCACCCCGTGGGGGACCTTCCTCTCCGGGGAGGAGAACTTCCACGGGTACTTCGTCTCTGAGGGCACCTCAGATGCCGACCGTCGGTACGGAATCGACGCCGAGCCCACGGTCCGCGGCTGGGAGCAGGACGAGCCCCGCTTCGACACCCGGAACCCCGGCTATGAGAACGAGAAGAACCGTTTCGGCTGGATCGTGGAGGTGGACCCATGGGACCCCGAGTCCACGCCGGTCAAGCACACCAGCCTGGGCCGTTTCAAGCATGAGGGCGCCAACGTCATCCTCTCCGGGTCCGGGCATGCGGTGGCCTACGCCGGGGATGACGAGCGTTTCGACTACCTGTACAAGTTCGTCTCCCACGGGACTTACGTCGACGGGGACCGGGAGCATAACAAGACTCTGCTGACCTCGGGCGACCTCTACGTCGCGAAGTTCTCCGGGAACTCTCCCGCGTCGGAGATCGACGGTTCCGGCGCCCTGCCCTCCGATGGAGCGTTCGACGGGACCGGGGAATGGCTGCCGCTGCTTTTCGACGGGGAGCCGCAGGTGGCTGGCTTCACCGCCGAGGAGGTGCTGGTCCACACGCGGCTGGCCGCCGACGCCGCCGGGGCCACGAAGATGGACCGGCCCGAAGACGTGGAGCCGAACCCGCACACGGGGAAGGTCTACATGGCCTGCACCAACAACTCCCAGCGCGGCACCGACGGTGCGGCCGACGTCGACGAGCCCAACCCGCGGGCGCAGAACCGCGACGGTCACATCGTCGAGATCACCGAGCGCGGGGACCAAGCCTCCACGGCCTTCGACTGGACGCTGCTGTTGGTCTGCGGCGATCCCTCCACGGACGACGCCGCCTATTTCAGCGGATACCCGGAGGACCAGGTCTCACCGATCTCCTGCCCGGACAACGTGGCCTTCGACTCTCAGGGGAACCTGTGGATCTCCACCGACGGCGCCCCCAGCGGGATCGGTCTGTGCGACGGACTGTTCAAAGTTCACCTGGAGGGGGAGAACCGCGGGAAGGTGGAGCAGTTTCTCTCAGTGCCGGCCGATGCCGAGACCTGCGGCCCGGTGATCCACGATGAGGAGCGCACCGTCTTCGTGGCCGTCCAGCATCCTGGCGAGGACGGCACCTGGGCTGATCAGCGCTCGGCATTCCCCGACTATGTGGCGTATCGGGAGCCCGGGCTGTCCGCGCTGCCGCGTCCGTCCGTGGTGCAGGTGCTCAAGGGCAGACCGGGGAAGGACAGCGCCGACGCTCGGCAGCGGCAGCTCATCGGGGACGTCCACTCGGGCGACGAGTTGAAGCACGGACGCGCCACGGCCTGA
- a CDS encoding Fur family transcriptional regulator, with amino-acid sequence MTDWPSQLRERGLRVTRQRLAVLEAVAQDPHRPAEAIHSRVTEQLPEITVQSVYTVLHDLTARELLRRFDPPGSPACYETRTHDNHHHAICTACGRIEDVECVHGEAPCLQTPAGLGMTVEVADVVFRGICDDCAAARAQGGAGEQQSAPDASPEGTPASRETASAR; translated from the coding sequence ATGACCGACTGGCCCTCCCAGCTGCGCGAACGCGGACTGCGCGTCACCCGCCAGCGCCTGGCCGTGCTCGAGGCCGTGGCTCAGGACCCGCACCGTCCCGCTGAGGCGATCCACTCGCGGGTCACCGAACAGCTGCCTGAGATCACGGTGCAGTCGGTCTACACGGTGCTCCACGACCTCACCGCACGGGAGTTGCTGCGCCGCTTCGACCCTCCCGGCTCCCCGGCCTGCTACGAGACTCGCACCCACGACAACCACCACCACGCCATCTGCACCGCCTGCGGGCGCATCGAGGACGTCGAGTGCGTCCACGGCGAGGCACCCTGTCTGCAGACTCCGGCCGGACTGGGGATGACCGTGGAGGTCGCCGACGTCGTCTTCCGCGGGATCTGCGACGACTGCGCAGCGGCCCGCGCTCAAGGCGGAGCCGGAGAGCAGCAGTCGGCGCCCGACGCCTCCCCGGAGGGAACCCCCGCCTCCCGAGAGACCGCCTCCGCCCGTTGA
- a CDS encoding catalase: MTTGNTPHATGSTTQAGIPAVSDRHSLSVGPDGPLLLHDHHLIETLAHFNRMNVPERRPHAKGAGAFGTFEVTEDVSQYTKADLFQPGRTTETLLRFSTVAGELGSPDTWRDVRGFALKFYTEEGNFDLVGNNTPVFFVRDPMKFPHFIRSQKRLPDSGLRDGHMQWDFWTQNPESAHQVTYLMGDRGLPASWRRMNGYGSHTYQWNNEAGERFWVKYHFLNDAGFDTMTNEEAEKLAGADADFHRRDLFDAIARGEHPTWTLYVQVMPYEDAKTYKINPFDLTKIWPQADYPRIKVGTLTLNRNPRNFFAEIEQAAFSPANMVPGTGNSPDKMLLGRNFAYADAHRYRIGTNFQQLPVNRPKNEVHSYNFEGNMWYDHSGDKPVYAPNTVEGSTWSDEQGPVDNGWEADGELVRSAYTLREQDDDFTQPGVLVREVFDDAARDRLVETVSGALDGVREPVLSNAFQYWKNVDAEVGQRIEDAVKNG; the protein is encoded by the coding sequence ATGACCACTGGCAACACCCCGCACGCCACCGGGTCGACGACCCAGGCCGGCATCCCGGCAGTGAGCGACCGTCATTCCCTCAGCGTGGGCCCCGATGGTCCGCTGCTGCTGCACGACCACCACCTGATCGAAACGCTGGCGCACTTCAACCGGATGAACGTGCCGGAGCGTCGCCCCCACGCCAAGGGCGCCGGCGCCTTCGGCACCTTCGAGGTGACCGAGGACGTCTCCCAGTACACCAAGGCCGACCTCTTCCAGCCCGGCCGCACCACCGAGACCCTGCTGCGCTTCTCCACCGTGGCCGGTGAGCTCGGCTCCCCGGACACCTGGCGCGACGTCCGCGGCTTCGCGCTGAAGTTCTACACCGAAGAGGGCAACTTCGACCTCGTCGGCAACAACACCCCGGTGTTCTTCGTCCGCGACCCCATGAAGTTCCCGCACTTCATCCGCTCCCAGAAGCGCCTCCCGGACTCCGGACTGCGTGACGGCCACATGCAGTGGGACTTCTGGACCCAGAACCCGGAGTCGGCACACCAGGTCACCTACCTGATGGGCGACCGCGGCCTGCCGGCCTCCTGGCGCCGCATGAACGGCTATGGCTCCCACACCTACCAGTGGAACAACGAGGCCGGCGAGCGCTTCTGGGTGAAGTACCACTTCCTCAACGACGCCGGCTTCGACACCATGACCAACGAAGAGGCAGAGAAGCTGGCCGGTGCGGACGCCGACTTCCACCGTCGCGACCTGTTCGATGCCATCGCCCGCGGCGAGCACCCCACCTGGACCCTCTACGTCCAGGTCATGCCGTACGAGGACGCCAAGACCTACAAGATCAACCCCTTCGACCTGACGAAGATCTGGCCTCAGGCGGACTACCCGCGCATCAAGGTCGGCACGCTGACCCTGAACCGCAACCCGCGGAACTTCTTCGCGGAGATCGAGCAGGCCGCGTTCTCTCCCGCCAACATGGTCCCGGGCACCGGCAACTCGCCGGACAAGATGCTGCTGGGCCGCAACTTCGCCTACGCGGACGCTCACCGCTACCGCATCGGTACCAACTTCCAGCAGCTGCCGGTCAACCGTCCGAAGAACGAGGTCCACTCCTACAACTTCGAGGGCAACATGTGGTACGACCACAGCGGCGACAAGCCGGTCTACGCCCCGAACACGGTGGAGGGTTCGACCTGGTCCGACGAACAGGGCCCGGTGGACAACGGCTGGGAGGCCGACGGCGAGCTGGTCCGCTCCGCCTACACCCTGCGCGAGCAGGACGACGACTTCACCCAGCCCGGCGTCCTGGTCCGCGAGGTCTTCGACGACGCCGCCCGCGACCGTCTGGTCGAGACCGTCTCCGGCGCCCTCGACGGCGTCCGCGAGCCCGTGCTCTCGAACGCCTTCCAGTACTGGAAGAACGTCGACGCCGAGGTCGGTCAGCGCATCGAGGACGCCGTCAAGAACGGCTGA